The proteins below come from a single Pristiophorus japonicus isolate sPriJap1 chromosome 18, sPriJap1.hap1, whole genome shotgun sequence genomic window:
- the LOC139229264 gene encoding claudin-19-like — protein sequence MANSGFQLLGYFLALGGWVGIISTTALPQWKQSSYAGDAIITAVGLYEGLWMSCASQSTGQVQCKVYDSLLLLEAHIQASRALMIVSVVLGFIGIIVSVVGMKCTKVGDNNPLTKSRIAISGGVLFLMAGLCTLVAVSWYATNVSNEFFDPLTPVNARYEFGSALFVGWAAASLTILGGSFLCCSCPNEERRGQSYYRSSQPSTVKETNFKKTSAKGEQYL from the exons ATGGCAAATTCAGGGTTTCAGCTGCTTGGCTATTTCCTGGCGCTGGGAGGCTGGGTGGGGATCATATCCACCACGGCGCTACCCCAGTGGAAGCAGTCGTCTTATGCCGGGGACGCGATCATCACCGCGGTGGGACTGTACGAGGGTCTCTGGATGTCGTGCGCCTCCCAGAGCACCGGGCAAGTTCAGTGCAAGGTGTACGACTCACTGTTGCTGCTGGAGG CCCACATCCAGGCATCCCGGGCCCTGATGATTGTTTCAGTTGTCCTTGGATTTATTGGCATCATTGTTAGTGTGGTGGGAATGAAGTGCACCAAGGTCGGAGACAATAACCCACTCACCAAAAGCAGGATTGCAATCTCAGGAGGGGTCCTTTTTCTCATGGCTG gactctgcACCCTGGTGGCCGTATCCTGGTACGCAACGAACGTTTCAAACGAGTTCTTTGACCCTTTAACACCGGTCAATGCCAG GTACGAGTTTGGTTCGGCCCTGTTTGTCGGATGGGCGGCTGCAAGCCTCACTATTCTGGGCGGATCTTTCCTCTGCTGCTCTTGTCCAAATGAAGAAAGGAGGGGCCAGTCATACTACAGATCCTCTCAACCATCCACTGTCAAAGA aacaaattttaaaaagacaTCTGCCAAGGGGGAGCAGTACTTATAG